A stretch of the Macrobrachium nipponense isolate FS-2020 chromosome 23, ASM1510439v2, whole genome shotgun sequence genome encodes the following:
- the LOC135197675 gene encoding uncharacterized protein LOC135197675, translating to MICTSITPYIREETISEITGTPDFYAQEGSDVTLWCRLPHFMEPPSYVFWYHGSDMINYSADEKITVISQGGESRLRIQKVEKKASGNYTCMQANARPSFIILHVITGDTPAAMQRASAPPIDSAFTVTLGLAYVFMLLNGL from the exons ATGATATGCACCTCCATAACCCCCTACATCAGGGAAG AGACCATATCAGAGATCACGGGGACACCCGACTTCTACGCCCAGGAGGGCAGTGACGTCACGCTGTGGTGCAGGTTACCACACTTCATGGAACCTCCCAGCTACGTCTTCTGGTACCACGGCAGCGACATGATTAATTACAGCGCCGACGAGAAG ATCACCGTCATTAGCCAGGGAGGCGAGAGCAGACTCCGGATTCAAAAAGTCGAGAAAAAGGCGTCTGGCAACTACACCTGCATGCAAGCCAATGCCAGGCCTTCTTTCATCATCCTTCACGTTATCACAG GGGACACCCCAGCGGCCATGCAGAGGGCGTCCGCTCCGCCCATCGACAGCGCCTTCACCGTCACCTTAGGCCTAGCGTATGTGTTCATGCTCCTGAACGGCCTATGA